CTTATCCCCCTATTCCGGAGGACCCCTAGATGGGTGGGCCCTCGAACGCGGCGCCGGACATTAAACCTCCGCCAGCTTCATATGCACCATCACAGCCGCctatgggttttgataacccaatcccgaCGTACCCAGGTTCTTCCGGGTACAATCATTTCGAGAACCCATCGGGGTACCCAGCGGACTATGGAACTCAAGACCCGTACCTTACAGCTGCGCAGTATCATCACCTTTACTATTCTTCTTACCCTCCGGTTCATCCAACTGGATACCCGGTGCAGGGTTATCAGTACCCGCCGTACCAGCAACCTCCTCCACCACTACAGCAGCAACAAACTCAGGAAATCCTAGAGAGGTTAGATAAGGTTGAGCACAAAGCTAGAAAGGCCAAGGAAAAGTATGGTAGCTTCATGAAGGGCCTTGCAGACCTTATCAAAGGGAAGAAGAAGTAGGGGATTGTTTATTTTCTTGGTTGTTTGTAATCGTGTCCCTGTGAGGACATTTGTTTAATTTCTGTATcaaagtccctgcgtggacttattttcCTTTCTGTAAGCCCCTGCGCGGGCAGGTTGTCTTTtctaagtcccgtttagggcactTGTATTTGTTTTCATGTTTAATGAAAGTTATCTTTGGTTTTTAATTATGTATTTTATTACATCATGTTATATCTTTTAAATTTATAATTGATCCGCCAAAGAAAactcttagaggtataacctagccaaagtattaattggctatgatggtacaacctttcTAAGATAGCAattctctgttaacatctgaaaacatgttaataTTCCTAGCTGTGCGGTACGAAAAACCACGCAAGCTTCTAAAAGGTACTTGGATCTTTCCAGGTCACATATAGCCAAAATGATCAATGCGAATCATGGCTAACAAACATCAATATGATGTATACACCAAGACATCCTTTAGAGATGTATGCTTATAAGCGAAGGTGTAATAATGACAACGAAAGTTCCATatataaacttcttgtcaaaaaggtGATGAACTTTTTCGACCCTTAAAAAAATCACAGATCCAAGAGATCAGTGGTTAGATCTTAAGTCGTCCCTGCGACAAGCTTCCTAGGCTATTTAAATGTCCTTTGAGACGAGCTTAATGATATATAAAATGTCTTTTAAGACATCGGCAGTTGTGAAAATTTCATCTTCCCCTGCTTAATAGTATGAAGAATAGTGAATTCTCTTGATCTTTGCATATTATTTAAAATGGTCcaaatggtttaataataccatgaccatCTGATCATCAATGCGATGTATCTAAacataatttaaatattattattgttgttatagTATTCAGAAATGGCTGGCTTAGATGAAGCAAACAGTCATCCTGCAGAAGGCAACAACAGGATTAATATCACTGGTGCCGAACTTCAAGCACTGATCACCGCGGCAGTTTCTCAGGCGGTAGATGCTAATTTTAAAGAGCCGAGTGTGGTTCGGTCTCAAACTCACTCAAGAACCCATTCCCAACCTCATACTCATAAGAAGAGTGAGTCTCAGCACTCGTCTAACCAGGGTAGGGAACCCAAGAAGCAGATAGTTCTTGAGCCGACCCCTAGGCACGCCAAGGGttgtacctacaagtattttaTCTCCTGTAAGCCgagagactttacaggagaaaaggGGGCGATTGACTGTATGAaatggttagacgagatggagaCTGTGATAGACATTAGCGGATGCGCTAAGGAGGATGTGGTCATGTTTGTATCCCAATCTTTTAAAGGCGatgctctcacgtggtggaaagCGTTAGTGCAGTCCACTAGGAAGGTTCACTTGTACAATCTCTCGTGGGAGAAGTTTGTTGACTTGGTGAAGGACACTTattgccctcagcacgaggtagAGAGAATAGAGACTGATTTCCTCACCCTTGTAATGAAGGATCTAGAttgtagatcctatgtgactagTTTCAATTCCATGTCAAGACTCGTGCCATATCTAGTCACTCCTGAGcccaaacgcattgcgcgtttcattgGTGGTCTGGCCCCTGAAATAAAGGGGAATGTAAAGGCTTCTAAGCCAGCCACTTATAGATCCGCTATGGATCTATCATTGTCCCTCACGTTGGATGTTGTAAGGAGTCGGGCAAAGAAGACCACAGATGAGGGAAAGAGGAAAAGAGAGGATGATCAGTTTTCTCCAGCAAACAAAAAGGGCAAGGGGAACTCTGGTTCCAAAAAGGGGCAATCAGGCGATAAGCCCAGGTGCAAGACTTGTCACAAGaggcactttggaaagtgcaatCGAGACCCACAGGCCAAACCATGTGGGATCTGTAAAAAGAAGGGGCACAAGTCTGTTGAGTGTCGGAATattaaggatgcaacctgctatggttgcaatgagaagggttacattaaaaccaactgcccCAAGAACgcaaagaagcctgaagaggcaaAGAAGAACAATGCCAGAGTGTTCCAGATGCAAGCAAGGGCTTCGGTGAATGACGAgaacgtcataacaggtaccttcctcatcaataataactatgctagagtcttgtttgattccggtgctgataagtctttcgtagaccaTAAGTTCTGTAAGATACTAAATTTGCCTgttaagactctagacataaaatataAGGTAGAACTTGCTGATGTACCTTAGAAACAgcttcaactcttcttgatggatgttccatatccattaagaatcattctatcccgctatccctcctgccaatgaaattggctggttttgatatagttttaggcatggattggttgtcgcataaccaagcccaaattgcctgtgATAAAAAGCTTATCATTATCAAAACCCCCTCTGGTGAATCagtcactattcaaggagatacacaATATGGGTTGCCCAGCAATGTGTCTATTCTCAAGGTATCCCAGTGTTTGAAAAGTGGAtatgtcatttacatggcacaggtgactgtGAATGATCCAAAgccaaagattgaagacattccaatcATCTCAGAGTATCCCgatgtctttcctgacgagttacctggattacctcctgagaggcaagtagaattcaggatGGACATCCTTCCTGGATCCGCGCCTATCGCACGAGCTCCGTATCGTCTAGCGCTTACCGAAATGAAAGAGCTCAGAACTTAATTAGATGATTTATTGGAAAAAGGTTTCATTTAGCccagctcttcaccttggggagctccaattctgttcgtgaaaaagaaggacggatcaatgcgcttatgcattgattaccgtgaactgaataaggtaacgatcaagaatcgttatcctttacccaggatcgatgatttgttcgatcaacttcaaggagcgagttatttctcaaagattgatttgagatctgggtatcatcaactcaagGTTCGAACTGAAGATGTTCCAAAGACGGCATTCAGAATGAGGTATGGACAtttcgagttcttagtgatgccttttggactcactaatgcacctgcaacattcatggacctaatgaatagagtctgcaaaccatacttagataagtttgtcattgtctttatagatgacatACTTATTTACTCTCGTAGTCAAGTGGAGCATGAAAAGCACCTTCGGTGTATCTTAGAACTGCTTCGACAGGAGAAATTGTAtaccaaattctccaagtgtgagttttggcttcgcaaaatccagttccttggacatatTGTCAGTGAATaaggtatccaagtagatcctgcCAAGGTAGAAGCTGttatgaattgggaagcacccaagacacctacggaaatacgcagctttctgggtttagcagtatattatagaagatttattgagaacttctcaagaatagctgcaccattaacttctttgacccgtaagaatgtgaagtttgactggggtccaaagcagcaggaatcctttgagaTTCTAAAACAAAGATTGAGCAATGCTCCGGTATTATCTTTACCAGAAAGAATTGAAGATGTTGTTGTATACTgcgatgcttcacacaccggcatggggtgtgtacttatgcagcgaGGTAATGTAATTGTCTATGCATCGCgacatgaaaagaattacaccgcccatgatttagaattgggcGCTGTAGTATtccactaaagttgtggagacattacttatatggaactaaatgtgtgatctattcggatcacaaaagtctccaacatctgttcaatcaaaaagagctcaatatgagacaacgccgttggatggaaactttaaatgattatgattgcgaaattcgctaccatccaggtaaggcgaACGTGGTTGCTGATGCtctaagccgaaaggaaagagttaagccaattaggatcaatgccaagagcattgagttgAAGAATAGTCTGAAGGAAAGActattagctgcacagaaagacgCTGTTATGGAAGTTAATCTTCCaaatgaaaagttaggtgtaactgctTAACAGTTAACACCTGGGAAGGATGGAATCCTCAGGATGAATggtagaatttgggttcctattcaaggaggacttcgagatgtgaTCCTTCAGGAGGCCCACAACTCTAAGTATTCGGTTCATCCTGGaggtgacaaaatgtatcaagatttgaaagctaattattggtggataggtttgaagaaatctattgccacccacgtagctaagtgcctgacatgtgctcagattaaagctgaacatcaaaagccatcaggtccTCTACAACAGCCAGAACTCCCTacgtggaagtgggagatggtcaccatggattttataaccaagttacctaagaCAAAGCACAAAAATGACACCATATGGTTTATTGTAGATAGACTGACAAAGTCGGCACATTTCTTGCCCATCAAGGAAACTCATAGCTCTGACAAGTTAGCCCAGTTGTACGTTGATAAGATCGTAGCTCTTCATGGTGTACCGGTGTCTATTATCtcggatagagatactagatacacctcttatttttggaaaagcttccaacaatctttgggcactcgtttaaattttagtactgcttaccgCCCTCAGactgatggacagagtgagcgtactattcaaaccttggaggacatgattcgtgcatgtgttattgatttaggtggtagttgggatgaccacctgccactgattgagttctcctataacaatatctaccataccagcatacaagctgcgccttttgaagcattatatggtagaaagtgtaggacgcctgtctgttgggcagaagtgggagaagctcagttatcaggacccGAGATAGTCCTTGAGACAACAGACAAGactgtccagattcgtgatcgcctaaaagcggccagagataggcagaaaagttatgctgataagaggcgTAAACTTCTAAAGTTTGAAGTAGGCGATAAGGTTTTACTGAAGGTGTCagcctggaaaggtgtgatgcgttttggtaaaaagggcaagttaagccctagatattgtcacaccctggcttttgcggaagcgtgggtttatttggtgtgacttcttaataccatagcaacaatcacaacaatgctatatgataaaaatatatGATCTTCTTCcattaaaatagttaaaaatgcaTAACATTTTGTCttaaaacatcaaccacaaaaTGCATTACAAAACATTACTTGTTTAAAACgagttcataagactcgacaaaagactaCCAACAACACGAGGATTTGAGACATGCAACCCATCCAGGAaggagttacacttcccaaaccctACAACTCTGGATGGCATCCTTATTAAGTACGCAGCTTGTCTAACATGCAACACTTGCCAAATCcaaattaattccctgaaatacatgtagtttaaaaagtcaacaaaaagttgagtgagttcatgtgtaagtctgtgtgtataaaccgttaaatatgtctgtaagtaaaaatagtccctggtatgtagcaataaggaaaaactgatcaccattgggttgcaaagccaatagtATACGTGAATGACGCAGGAAGAcccaaacctagcaaatttgtctctggtatgaagacatagtcaccactatgggcccccggcctcatgggtgtgggctcgctacacccaaatagatctatcactcatgtcccgtggtcctacgatgaggattaatggccttaagtgtcatgcccaccactcacttgatcgcgtaataaaagccctccttaagctaacaatACCATGTATAAGATGTCTGAAATAaattgtaaacatgtattccacccccgaagtataaaacggaaaacagtaaaagaaaagggggtcatgaactcactgtagtgcgtcttgactcgaatcTCAACTCTGTCCGCTACatgacaacctacaacgtactaaagtctattagacgaacgggccgtgccttgccttagagtttagtgttttgagtttcgttactttggtattattttgttaaataataataattattttaacttaactatcgtctttagaaaatagttaggcaactatttcgtatctatatttctcgaatattttactaagtgttcggattttcggaaaatttcgccatagtctcctttgtaaatagaggtgtccatgctaaattaacatatcattttcttttatgtacatcccgtagttcattttcaataatcaaaccgacatatagacatacaaagcattacttactttatttcagcttcattactcaaaactggactgttttcaaggatttttataaaatagttaaccttttccaaaaattcccaaatttttacagaatggctcatacgatccaaattttattgtgtaaaaatatcggatccagttcgttaccaatattttatagaaatttatttacccgactgcaatcagatttgttactttctgattgcagtttacggaataattcactaaaaattaaccgtaagtccgattgacgaaattccagttggaggataaTTAAGACTACGGTGACcaactactgtaaaaatttcatgagtcgATTCTAcacaggtttcaagttatgactttGAATAcgacacactttttctgcagtaaaaacacagcttgagctgctgtccgaAAACATTCCcctaaaaatagtaaacgaccttgaaaaattacgattccagtgccatttgtttggttattccaaaatgcatattttaggcttcagaaaatcagtttttcaatttaaaacggtccagttacagcctgttgaagttggctggaaatacaaATCAGCTTGCTGTTTACAACGTAAAAGctactaaaaacgcatcaacaAAGGTCCTAACCACGGTTTATCGATGATTTAAAGTTCAAACCTCagtcatgctttaaccaaccctaaaccaaccatatttcaacttcatacaaacTTTTTATGTAGGGTTTTTATGAAAAGTTTCATGTTCATCTTTTTAGTGTTCTATTTCTTGTGTTACTTGAATATTTTCATCCTACTATATATCATAACAAAGAACAAGATGAAACAAtggtgtgaagggacttactactagcacaaggctagggtagaaatctTAGTGCAAGGATGATGAAGAAATGATGATGATACGGTTAGAACAAAGTTTTCTTGAGAGCCCTTCAACTTGCAACTTCTACGAATGAACTTCAAGCTTGGAAAGGGGACTTgtagtgaagaagatgatagtGTGCAAGTGATGGAGGTGGGTTCGGTTATGAAGGGAGTGAGGTTGGAGTGTGGTTTTTGAAGAAATGATGGGATATCTATGCATCCTACCTCTTATAGGCCATCATGTATATTTTGTTTAGTTTGTTAAGCCTCATATCTAATATAATAATCAACCAAACAACAAGTAGGAGGTGAAGAGgggttgggtttgggtttggtTTTGGTGAgccgaaaatgagagagagaaAGGTGAGGATAGGGTGTGATCTTAGGTGAAATGATTGTAATCCAAGAACCAAATTCCCATAAGATTACTTACACATCTTAGCAAGTCCCACAAGTAAACAATCTTATTATTTTAATCAACCAATTTACAAGTATAAAATGGAGATGTGGTGGGTCCACCTAGGACCGAAAAttcggtggggggggggggttgatgtAAAAGTTGTGACTAAATGGTAACTAAGTAGTTAAATTGTAAGTATGGACTTGTATGTGTAGTGAAAAGCTTTTTAATGGGTGTTATGGCAAACGGGTACCATGACTAGCCAAAAATAGTAAAACAATGTCGTTGACAATAACTTGGTgccccgggtaatgtccggttattcggttaagtatcgttccgttaaagtgttaaagtgtaccgtatagtgtcttttatgcatctttttgcAACGAAATCATTCCtggcacttaggaaagtatacaggaccacTCTGCCATATTTGTGTATTCTACTGGTATaataaaatgctgaattttataaaagaaagCAGAATTCTgtatttaaagtgtgttttaggcacttcccggcactatatcTATCACCTAATGACACAGTCTtgtggtcctcacttccctacactccatactggtgtagtgctttatctctggcccatactggcctaaaaatagtgtatgtctatgtgctggcattgtcagcgtgtgtctgagttatccgctcactgtggtAACTATGCTTTgcgcatcaggtttgtcactaagagtctgtatgaaataaatggagtgactgtatgtaaaagatgcacatgtatgtatgtaacatgaatcagtaagcagtttaaagtgtcagatgtaattaagcacaatcattaagcacaaTATTAGGGtaaattaatttgtacagtacctgtaattgtgcgggttgtcacattctccctccgttaagaaaatttcgtcccgaaattttaggttcgtcttctagttgcaggggtctttggaaataaatgtgggtacttggccttcatacgatccccacgttcccacgtgaattctgggccgtGTCGCACATTcgatcgaaccttgacgagtttgacactactccggcgtgtcttgttaaccttccaatccgtaacctcaacctcaaccggttcttcaacaaagtggagtaTGTCGTCGATATGAACCTCATCAACAGGAATGATAACTGTCTcctgagttggactcttcttcaggtttgatacatggaatgtatcatgaacgccattaagttcagcaggtaagtccaatttgtatgccacaagcccaatcctttgtaGGATTCTGAAAGGGCTGatgtaacgcggattcaacttcccacgctttccaaagcgtgccacacccttccagggtgaacttaacaaaaccatatccccaacttgaaactctaAAGGTTTCCTCCTTTGGTTTGCATAGTCTTTCTGTCtgtcacgagccgccttgatacgctctcgtatctgtgcaattttgtctgtcgtctcttggacAATTTTGGGACCAACAAGCTGCCTATCACCCGCATCAGCCCAGCATAggggtgatcgacacttgcgtctgTAAAGAGCTTCAAATGGTGCTGCTCCAatgcttgtgtggtagctgttgttgtatgaaaattcgaccaagggtaagtgtttgtcccagctaccacccaggtCCATTACACATACTCTcggcatatcttccaatgtttgaattgttcgttcactctggccatccgtttgtgggtgaaatgTTGTACTCAGATTTAattgagaaccaaatgcttcttggaaggactgccaaatccttgttacgaagcgtccatctctatcagagataatcgagagaggcactccatgacgtgcaacaatctccctcatgtatatttcagcaagtttactcgtgttgtccttctccttgattggcaggaagtgcgcagactttgttaggcggtctactattacccagattgtatcatggcccttgggcgtctttggcaatttcgttttgaagtccatggaaatctgttcccatttccattggggtattaCAGGTTGTTGCAGGAGACCTGAAAGTTTCTGGTACTCggctttaaccttggcgcatgttaaacatttgccaacatatactgcgacatcgcctttcatcctaggccaccaatagaaatccttaagatcttggtacattttatccgctcctggatgaatcgagtatcgtgacttgtgagcctcatcgaatataacctttctcaaacccccaaacagaggaacccaaattcgatttatgaaacacaatgttccttcctaGTTTGGCACTAActgtttctccatcccacggagatactcatcctcaatattcctttctttcaaggcctcTCTCTGCGCGGCGCGAATGCGCAACGAGagatctgtctggacaatcatttctaaggccctaacccttatgggcttaatcctttcttttcgacttagggcgtcggtgactacattcgcctttcctgggtgatacttgatttcacagtcgtagtcgttcaacagctcaacccaGCGTCTCTGCCTCATATTGAGCTCCTTTTGATCAAAAatgtgctgtaggctcttgtgatcagtgaagattgtacatcttgttccatacaagtagtgtcgccagatcttcaatgcgaacactacagcgcctaactccaagtcatgtgtggtgtagttcttctcatgtactttcagctggcgtgaggcataggctatgactttctgctgttgcatcaacacgcagcgtaaaccctgacgcgaggcgtcacaatacaccacgaagtcgtccgtgccttcgggtagagctAAAATTAGTGCCTCACAAAGTttgttcttcaacaactgaaatgcttcttcttgcttgtcgctccaatcaaacttcttgtctttctgtgtgagtgcggtgaggggttgagcgatttttgaaaaatcctcaatgaaccttcgataatacccagcctaccctaagaattgccgaatctcggttggcgttttcggagactcccaattcttgatcgcctcgatctttgtgggatccacatggattccatttccattaaccacatgtccaagaaactggacttcgcgtaaccaaaactcacatttcgagaacttagcgtacaacttttcctttaagtagctctaaaatagctcttaagtgttgctcgtgttcttccttcgtcttcgagtaaatcaaaatgtcatcaatgaatacgattacgaacttgtcgaggtacggcttacagactctgttcatcaagtccatgaaaactgctggagcgtttgtcaacccaaacggtatcaccagaaactcgtaatgtccatatcgagttctaaaagcagttttgggaatactttcctcttgtattctcaactggtgataccccgatctcagatcgatctttgagtagaaacttgaaccttgtagttgatcgaacaggtcatcgatccttggcaaaggatatctattcttgacaGTCAACTTGTTGAGCTCGCAGTAGTCTATCATGCATCCCCTGATGACTTCACTCGTTTCCACTagtttcccattcgccaattcaatagagtacggaatgtctaacttactagcagttaacccaagaatactcttaaattctaacgacacgaaactataatcggcaccagtatcaaaaagaacagacgcatagcgttgaTGTTTTAAGACAAAATGTTAtgcatttttaactattttaatggatgaacatcatatatttttatcatatagcattgttgtgattgttgctatggtattaagaagtcacaccaaataaacccacgcttccgcaaaagccagggtgtgacagcttggtatcagagcctcgatcatagcgaactaggattccttctctgAAATGTCTTTGTCTGAAATGTCTAAGGGTCACAACGCCCTTGTCTGAAATGTCTGAAATGTCCTTCTCTGAAATGTCTTTGTCTGACATTTCAGACAAGGGCATTGTGACCCTTAGAGTACggaacgtctaacttactagcagttaacccaagaatactcttaaattctaacgacacgaaactataatcggcaccagtatcaaaaagaacagacgcataacgttgatttatagggaacgtaccagtgacaacattcggatcttggcgcgcttccctcgcaccAATGTTAAAAACTCGGCCTTGCGCTTGATTTagctttgggcattccctttTGTAGTGCCCAACGTCCCCGCAGTTGAAGC
This genomic stretch from Helianthus annuus cultivar XRQ/B chromosome 8, HanXRQr2.0-SUNRISE, whole genome shotgun sequence harbors:
- the LOC110870303 gene encoding heterogeneous nuclear ribonucleoprotein U-like protein 1, whose protein sequence is MGGPSNAAPDIKPPPASYAPSQPPMGFDNPIPTYPGSSGYNHFENPSGYPADYGTQDPYLTAAQYHHLYYSSYPPVHPTGYPVQGYQYPPYQQPPPPLQQQQTQEILERLDKVEHKARKAKEKYGSFMKGLADLIKGKKK